Proteins encoded together in one Deinococcus aestuarii window:
- a CDS encoding aldo/keto reductase has protein sequence MQSVKLNNGVEMPILGFGVFQIPDAAECERAVSDALEVGYRLIDTAASYGNEEAVGRAIRNSGLPREELFVTTKLWIQDAGEQKAAAAFGRSLDRLGLDYLDLYLIHQPLGDYYGAWRAMEALQREGRVRAIGVSNFYPDRLVDLIDHNEIVPAVNQVETHVFYQRREEQDRMQTLGVQIESWGPFAEGKNNFFSDPTLTRIGEAHGKSVAQVALRWLIQRGVVVIPKSVRKERMTQNFEVFDFELTQAEMDAITGLDTGKSLFFDHRDPEMVHWLNTARRNTD, from the coding sequence ATGCAAAGCGTCAAACTGAACAATGGTGTGGAGATGCCCATCCTGGGCTTCGGCGTGTTCCAGATTCCGGACGCCGCCGAGTGCGAACGGGCCGTCAGCGACGCCCTGGAAGTCGGCTACCGATTGATCGACACGGCGGCGTCCTACGGCAACGAGGAAGCTGTCGGCCGGGCTATCCGGAACAGCGGCCTGCCCCGGGAAGAACTGTTCGTGACCACCAAGCTCTGGATTCAGGATGCGGGCGAGCAGAAAGCAGCCGCCGCCTTTGGGCGTTCCCTGGACCGCCTGGGACTGGACTATCTGGACCTGTACCTGATTCACCAGCCGCTCGGCGACTACTACGGCGCGTGGCGGGCGATGGAAGCCCTCCAGCGTGAGGGCCGGGTCCGCGCCATCGGCGTGAGCAATTTCTACCCGGATCGTCTGGTGGACCTGATCGACCACAACGAGATCGTTCCCGCCGTGAATCAGGTGGAGACGCACGTGTTCTACCAGCGCAGGGAAGAGCAGGACCGGATGCAGACGCTCGGCGTCCAGATCGAGTCATGGGGGCCGTTTGCCGAGGGGAAGAACAACTTCTTCAGTGACCCCACCCTGACGCGCATCGGTGAGGCGCACGGGAAGTCGGTGGCCCAGGTCGCCCTGCGGTGGCTGATTCAGCGCGGCGTCGTGGTGATTCCGAAATCCGTTCGCAAGGAACGCATGACCCAGAACTTCGAGGTCTTCGATTTCGAGTTGACCCAAGCCGAGATGGACGCCATCACCGGGCTGGACACCGGGAAGAGCCTGTTCTTCGACCACCGTGACCCGGAGATGGTGCACTGGCTGAACACGGCCCGGCGCAACACCGACTGA
- a CDS encoding NAD(P)H-binding protein — translation MTNVLILGANGGLARHTLPFFLRQPDVRLTLYLRRAGRLPNPDSSRVTVVEGDVTDLATLQTAMRGQDVVYANLAGDMRRQAETIVQAMHATGVRRLIFISSMGIYGEVPGEKYSSVLDPYRDSAAVIEASDLDYTVLRPGWFTRDSEVKYQLTQKGEPFKGHDVSLNSLSDLIVKLARDPNLHARESLGVSRG, via the coding sequence ATGACGAACGTGCTGATTCTGGGCGCCAATGGTGGCCTGGCCCGCCACACCCTCCCCTTCTTCCTGCGGCAGCCGGACGTGCGGCTCACGCTGTACCTGCGCCGGGCAGGCCGCCTGCCCAACCCTGATTCCAGCCGCGTCACGGTGGTGGAGGGCGACGTGACCGACCTCGCCACCCTGCAAACGGCCATGCGGGGGCAGGACGTGGTGTACGCCAACCTCGCGGGCGACATGAGGCGGCAGGCCGAGACCATCGTGCAGGCTATGCACGCCACCGGGGTCAGGCGCCTCATTTTCATCAGCTCGATGGGCATTTACGGTGAGGTGCCGGGGGAGAAGTACAGCAGCGTCCTCGACCCCTACCGCGACTCGGCGGCGGTGATCGAGGCGTCCGACCTCGACTACACCGTGTTGCGGCCTGGCTGGTTTACCCGTGACAGCGAAGTGAAGTACCAACTCACGCAGAAGGGCGAGCCGTTCAAGGGACACGACGTGTCGTTGAACAGCCTGTCTGACCTGATCGTGAAACTGGCCCGCGACCCGAACCTGCACGCTCGGGAAAGCCTGGGCGTCAGTCGCGGTTAA
- a CDS encoding cation:proton antiporter, whose translation MLIFETLLGLLFGATLLSIVARRLNIPYPTLLAVGGALVAFLPGAPRFDLPPELILAVFVAPVLLDAAFDTSLRDLRGNWRPVLSLAVVAVGLTTVAVAVTARVLLPDLPWAAAIALGALVAPPDAVAALAVLRQVNPPYRLRKILEGESLLNDASALLIYTLAVGAVTTGSFSLVGALPTFVLVVFGSALVGWLLAWPIGRLVEPIEDAPTSVIFQFVLTFALWLLAERLGLSAVVTVVVYGLTAARHSALAARLRVPTFAVWDAVTFVLNVLAFTLIGLQLGPTLEALNASQLRRFLIAALVILAVVIVVRLVWALVYTLAQGRKRPPGPDPSPGSTPLPSAKSGLVIGWSGMRGIVTLATALALPEGFPERDFIQLAAFVVVLGTLVIQGLTLRPLLLLLRLPRDTTVETELRLARGAALKAALGTLEGDDSEAAGRLRLEYQRDLAQARSGGDPHDTPDNVLRQQGVAAARRTLAELRRAGKIGDDAYHLVEEELDWLELSARPASAPA comes from the coding sequence ATGTTGATCTTCGAGACCCTGCTCGGGCTCCTGTTCGGAGCGACACTGCTGTCCATCGTCGCCCGGCGGCTGAACATCCCCTATCCCACCCTGCTCGCGGTGGGTGGGGCGCTCGTCGCCTTCCTTCCGGGCGCGCCCCGCTTCGATCTGCCGCCCGAACTGATCCTGGCGGTGTTCGTCGCCCCCGTCTTGCTGGACGCGGCCTTTGACACCTCGCTGCGGGACCTGCGGGGGAACTGGCGGCCCGTGTTGTCCCTCGCCGTGGTGGCCGTTGGTCTGACCACCGTCGCCGTGGCCGTCACCGCCCGGGTGCTCCTCCCCGATCTTCCCTGGGCCGCCGCCATTGCCCTCGGCGCCCTGGTCGCGCCCCCCGATGCGGTCGCCGCCCTGGCGGTGCTGCGGCAGGTGAATCCGCCCTACCGGCTGCGCAAGATCCTGGAGGGCGAGAGCCTGCTCAACGACGCCTCGGCCCTGCTGATCTACACCCTGGCGGTCGGGGCCGTGACGACCGGGAGTTTCAGCCTCGTGGGGGCGCTGCCGACCTTCGTCCTCGTCGTGTTCGGCAGCGCCCTGGTGGGCTGGCTCCTGGCGTGGCCCATCGGCCGGCTGGTCGAGCCCATCGAGGACGCGCCCACCTCGGTCATCTTTCAGTTCGTGCTCACCTTCGCCCTCTGGCTGCTCGCCGAGCGGCTGGGCCTCTCCGCGGTGGTGACGGTCGTGGTCTACGGCCTCACGGCGGCCAGGCACTCGGCCCTGGCGGCGCGGCTGAGGGTGCCGACCTTTGCCGTCTGGGACGCGGTGACCTTCGTCCTCAACGTCCTGGCCTTTACCCTGATCGGGCTGCAACTCGGGCCGACCCTCGAAGCCCTGAACGCCTCACAACTCCGGCGCTTCCTGATCGCCGCCCTCGTCATCCTGGCGGTGGTGATCGTCGTGCGCCTCGTCTGGGCGTTGGTCTACACCCTGGCGCAGGGGAGGAAGCGTCCGCCGGGTCCGGACCCGTCGCCCGGCTCCACGCCCCTGCCGTCCGCGAAGAGCGGGCTGGTGATCGGCTGGTCGGGGATGCGCGGGATCGTCACGCTGGCGACGGCCCTCGCGCTCCCGGAGGGCTTCCCCGAGCGCGACTTCATTCAACTCGCCGCCTTCGTCGTCGTGCTGGGCACCCTGGTGATCCAGGGCCTGACGCTGCGCCCGCTGCTCCTCCTGCTGCGCCTCCCCAGGGACACGACGGTCGAGACCGAACTCCGCCTGGCGCGGGGCGCGGCGCTGAAGGCCGCCCTGGGGACGCTGGAGGGGGACGACTCGGAAGCCGCCGGACGCCTGCGGCTGGAATACCAGAGGGACCTGGCCCAGGCCCGCAGCGGCGGGGACCCGCACGACACGCCGGACAACGTGCTGCGCCAGCAGGGGGTGGCCGCCGCCCGCCGGACCCTCGCCGAGTTGCGCCGCGCGGGCAAGATCGGGGACGACGCCTACCACCTCGTCGAGGAGGAGCTGGACTGGCTGGAGTTGAGCGCCCGGCCCGCGTCGGCGCCCGCGTAG
- a CDS encoding GAF domain-containing protein: protein MSARPASPAAPFDVLVLVPPANGLAAVAAVLADLPAELSTAVLVGPSLGGEVPPVQSVQSLSRHTPLPLHPAENGTVLRPGHGYVSPPQMILEVRPGGRCAVTPPEGELAAECPQDRLLASLAVSCGSRALAVILGGEGRDGVTGARALRGVGGTVLVQDPATANLAELPSAVMEAGAADRVVSPRDLGRTVTRLLTGPSPTAPPGEAAPGRTRAMQASGESEEQAFLLRLSDALRPLADPGAIEGEACRLLAEHLDVDRAYYVEMDEAVGVARVARDWVRGGASSLAGEHRTSDFGWSVAILRRGECHVVADTQSSDLVPPEDRPASAALGIIACMGAPLIKAGRLVGALCVTAAHPRVWQEGEVELLREMGERVWAAVERARSEQALAESEEKYRTLFQSMDQGYCDAELVRDAGGRVVDVRYLTLNPAFERMFGIPVANAVGRLVREIVPDLDPWWLEPYDRIATAGVPERLEHEVSALGRWFEVYVSPRGGDRLTVLYEDITERKRAEQRQAFLLRLSDALRPLRDATAIQQAAIEVLGAHLNVDRAFFTEVLPDGDTVVTRTDYLRGVPSLVGTMRLSDFGPRVREAYAAGKTVVTNDVLVDWSPTDAERAAYASIQFVAGIGVPLVKEGRLLGIVTVHMATPRAWRGEEVSLLEDVAERTWTAVERAREETLRQQAEELNAFLVRFTDAVRTLTDPEAVAEVACGLIAERLGVERAYWAEVDWTTREYVIGPSVQVPGVPVIEGRFPVDAWEPFTSLHLAGLPVVVNDTQADERIPPEVKESYVQIAVGADLAVPVVVGGKLRCTLAANQRPPRHWSEAEVALVRGLAGRCWSEVERARAEAALTESEGRLRALVEHLPGSAVFVVDHDLRYVLAQGEALAPANFTPEDLIGRTVAEAMGPELAPGYEALYRQALAGEGFDYEHAAHGRTFVTRGVPLRNAAGNISAALAVSYDITARKRAEEALRKNQERQAFLLGLSDTLRPLADPSAVQSEAARVLGRHLGASRASYAEVEADDAHFVVHRDYTSGVPSYAGRYLLDAFGPGFVRDLRAGRTVMLADAERDARVSEAERTEVYAAGAIRAFIGVPLVKGGRLAAVFSLHFPTAHEWTPDEVALVEEVAERTWAAVERARAEEELRALNATLEERVEERTRRLATLNAELASRTRALEAFAELTRDLAPHLDPHALIRRGQEIALSLLPGGFSTYYEPEGPVWRLRAQVGDMCNPALQAAVDAGLPVGGTPSLDRPWASGVPLFQGQYGRDTDGLGELRPEVDAAATFPLTVDGVRLGLFAVALFSERAWSAPDRAVLETVVHSLGLALERAAAVRALAEEREALAAFAHFTERAADTREVAALVRQATEVLGEVLDVDSAVYFEREGEVWRLRHASGSLDPDLKDVLGRGVPAGLPGFALPEGRREPLFFEHWDPGTRGMAAPVSFTAVAAYPLFPPDHPAGMLSMAVTNRPTWTEREKAVFRAVGDSFRLALERAARTQQIERQRERLADLNAELGNFITRTAHTLEAPARRLGHLMDPGRALDPGVPDGLFPYDPAALHDEVTRLRGVAQDLRQLARLEQQDVAKDLLPLGELFAEVQAQVSATPRGKQVYWLTGPLPIVRGDRALLKQALEVLMTFTLSEARGARYVTVESREVEGEVQVTVEDDGLGLTGEEAATLFDLAVRTDQQVPVLEGSGLVQVRRILARHGGWTWAEAQLSSGKIVLALPRDEAVQGLEALFRRDKPGQ, encoded by the coding sequence ATGTCTGCGCGTCCCGCCTCCCCCGCAGCCCCCTTCGACGTGCTGGTCCTCGTCCCCCCGGCCAACGGGTTGGCGGCGGTGGCGGCGGTGCTGGCCGATCTGCCCGCCGAGCTGTCCACAGCGGTGCTCGTCGGACCGTCCCTGGGCGGGGAGGTCCCCCCCGTGCAGTCCGTGCAGTCCCTGAGCCGCCACACCCCGCTCCCTCTTCACCCTGCCGAGAACGGCACGGTGCTCCGGCCGGGACACGGCTACGTCAGCCCACCGCAAATGATCCTGGAGGTCAGGCCCGGTGGCCGCTGCGCCGTCACGCCGCCGGAGGGGGAACTGGCCGCGGAGTGCCCACAAGACCGGCTGCTCGCGTCGCTGGCCGTGAGCTGCGGTTCGCGCGCGCTGGCGGTCATCCTGGGTGGAGAGGGGCGCGACGGCGTGACGGGCGCGCGTGCCCTGCGTGGGGTGGGCGGGACGGTGCTGGTCCAGGACCCGGCCACGGCGAACCTCGCCGAGCTGCCGAGCGCGGTGATGGAGGCTGGGGCGGCCGACCGGGTGGTGTCCCCCCGGGACCTCGGCCGCACCGTGACCCGCCTGCTGACGGGGCCGAGCCCGACAGCGCCGCCCGGCGAGGCCGCGCCCGGACGCACCCGCGCCATGCAGGCATCTGGCGAGAGCGAAGAGCAGGCGTTCCTGCTACGCCTCAGCGACGCCCTGCGGCCCCTGGCCGACCCGGGCGCCATCGAGGGCGAGGCGTGCCGGTTGCTGGCCGAGCATCTGGACGTGGACCGCGCCTACTACGTCGAGATGGACGAGGCGGTGGGCGTCGCGCGGGTCGCCCGGGACTGGGTGCGCGGCGGCGCCTCTTCGCTGGCGGGCGAGCACCGGACCTCGGACTTCGGCTGGTCGGTGGCGATCCTGCGGCGTGGGGAGTGCCACGTGGTCGCCGACACGCAGAGCTCGGACCTGGTGCCCCCGGAGGACCGGCCCGCCTCCGCCGCGCTGGGGATCATCGCCTGCATGGGGGCGCCCCTGATCAAGGCGGGGCGGCTGGTGGGGGCACTGTGCGTGACCGCCGCGCACCCGCGGGTGTGGCAGGAGGGCGAGGTCGAGCTGCTGCGCGAGATGGGCGAGCGCGTCTGGGCGGCGGTGGAACGGGCGCGCTCGGAGCAAGCCCTGGCCGAGTCGGAGGAGAAGTACCGAACGCTCTTCCAGTCGATGGATCAGGGGTACTGCGACGCCGAGCTGGTGCGCGACGCGGGCGGCCGTGTCGTGGACGTGCGGTACCTCACCCTCAATCCCGCGTTCGAGCGGATGTTCGGCATCCCGGTGGCGAACGCCGTGGGCCGTCTGGTACGGGAGATCGTCCCCGACCTCGATCCCTGGTGGCTCGAGCCCTACGACCGCATCGCCACGGCGGGGGTGCCGGAGCGCCTGGAGCACGAGGTCTCGGCGCTCGGACGCTGGTTCGAGGTGTATGTGTCTCCGCGCGGCGGCGACCGGCTGACGGTGCTGTACGAGGACATCACCGAGCGAAAACGAGCCGAACAGCGGCAGGCGTTCCTGCTGCGGCTCAGCGACGCCCTGCGGCCGCTGCGCGACGCGACGGCGATCCAGCAGGCCGCGATAGAGGTGCTGGGCGCGCACCTGAACGTGGACCGCGCCTTTTTCACCGAGGTCCTCCCCGACGGCGACACCGTGGTGACCAGGACCGACTACCTGCGCGGCGTGCCCTCCCTCGTCGGCACGATGCGGCTTAGCGACTTCGGCCCCAGGGTGCGCGAGGCGTACGCCGCGGGAAAGACCGTCGTCACGAACGACGTCTTGGTCGACTGGAGCCCCACGGACGCCGAGCGGGCTGCCTACGCCTCCATCCAGTTTGTGGCGGGGATCGGGGTGCCGCTCGTCAAGGAGGGCCGCCTCCTCGGCATCGTCACGGTCCACATGGCGACGCCCCGCGCGTGGCGGGGGGAGGAGGTGTCCCTGCTGGAGGACGTGGCCGAGCGCACGTGGACAGCGGTCGAGCGAGCGCGGGAGGAGACCCTGAGGCAGCAGGCGGAGGAGCTCAACGCCTTTCTGGTCCGCTTCACCGATGCCGTGCGCACGCTCACCGACCCGGAGGCCGTCGCCGAAGTCGCCTGTGGGCTCATCGCCGAACGGCTCGGGGTGGAGCGCGCCTACTGGGCGGAGGTCGACTGGACCACGCGTGAGTATGTCATCGGCCCCTCGGTCCAGGTTCCGGGCGTGCCGGTCATCGAGGGCCGCTTCCCGGTCGACGCCTGGGAGCCGTTCACGTCGCTTCACCTGGCTGGCCTTCCAGTCGTGGTGAACGACACGCAGGCGGATGAGCGCATCCCGCCCGAGGTGAAGGAGAGCTACGTTCAGATCGCGGTCGGCGCGGACCTGGCCGTCCCGGTGGTGGTGGGCGGGAAGCTGCGCTGCACGCTCGCGGCCAACCAGCGCCCCCCGCGCCACTGGAGCGAGGCGGAGGTCGCCCTCGTCCGGGGCCTCGCCGGGCGGTGCTGGTCGGAGGTGGAGCGTGCCCGCGCCGAGGCCGCCCTCACCGAGTCCGAAGGCCGTCTGCGGGCGCTGGTCGAGCACCTGCCCGGCAGCGCGGTCTTCGTGGTGGATCACGACCTGCGGTATGTGCTGGCGCAGGGCGAGGCGTTGGCCCCGGCCAATTTCACGCCGGAGGACCTGATCGGCCGGACCGTCGCCGAGGCCATGGGGCCGGAGCTGGCCCCCGGGTACGAGGCCCTGTACCGTCAGGCCCTCGCGGGGGAGGGGTTCGACTACGAGCACGCGGCGCATGGCCGCACGTTCGTCACCCGGGGCGTGCCGTTGAGGAACGCGGCGGGGAACATCTCCGCGGCCCTGGCCGTGTCCTACGACATCACCGCGCGCAAACGCGCCGAGGAGGCGCTGCGCAAGAATCAGGAGCGTCAGGCCTTCCTGCTGGGGCTCTCCGACACGCTGCGCCCGCTCGCCGACCCCAGCGCGGTCCAGAGCGAGGCCGCCCGCGTGCTCGGGCGTCACCTTGGCGCCAGCCGCGCGTCCTACGCCGAGGTCGAGGCGGATGACGCACATTTCGTCGTCCACCGCGACTACACCAGCGGCGTGCCGAGCTACGCCGGGCGCTACCTCCTCGACGCCTTCGGCCCGGGGTTCGTGCGCGACCTGCGCGCAGGCCGCACGGTCATGCTGGCCGACGCGGAGCGCGACGCGCGGGTGAGCGAGGCGGAGCGCACGGAGGTCTATGCCGCCGGGGCGATTCGCGCCTTCATCGGCGTCCCCCTCGTCAAGGGGGGGCGGCTGGCCGCCGTCTTCAGCCTGCACTTCCCCACGGCGCACGAATGGACGCCGGACGAGGTGGCGCTGGTCGAGGAGGTGGCCGAGCGCACCTGGGCGGCGGTGGAGCGGGCGCGGGCCGAGGAGGAACTGCGGGCGCTGAACGCCACCCTCGAAGAGCGGGTGGAGGAGCGTACCCGCCGCCTCGCCACGCTGAACGCCGAGCTGGCGTCACGCACCCGGGCGCTGGAGGCGTTTGCGGAGCTGACCCGCGACCTTGCCCCGCACCTCGACCCCCACGCCCTGATCCGGCGGGGGCAGGAGATCGCGCTCTCGCTGTTGCCGGGGGGCTTTTCGACCTACTACGAGCCCGAGGGCCCGGTGTGGCGCCTGCGGGCCCAGGTGGGGGACATGTGCAACCCGGCGCTCCAGGCGGCGGTGGACGCCGGGCTTCCGGTGGGGGGGACCCCCAGCCTCGACCGGCCCTGGGCGAGCGGGGTGCCGCTGTTTCAGGGGCAGTATGGCCGGGACACCGACGGGCTGGGCGAGCTGAGGCCGGAGGTGGACGCGGCGGCGACGTTTCCCCTCACGGTGGACGGGGTGCGGCTCGGGCTCTTCGCCGTGGCCCTGTTCAGCGAGCGGGCCTGGTCGGCGCCCGACCGGGCGGTGCTGGAGACGGTCGTGCACAGCCTGGGGCTGGCCCTGGAGCGGGCGGCGGCGGTGCGGGCCCTGGCCGAGGAGCGCGAGGCGTTGGCGGCGTTCGCCCACTTCACCGAGCGGGCCGCAGACACCCGCGAGGTGGCGGCGCTCGTCCGGCAGGCGACGGAGGTGCTCGGGGAGGTGCTCGACGTGGACAGCGCCGTGTACTTCGAGCGGGAGGGGGAGGTCTGGCGGCTGCGCCACGCCTCCGGCTCGCTCGACCCCGACCTCAAGGACGTCCTGGGCCGCGGGGTGCCCGCCGGTCTGCCCGGCTTCGCGCTGCCCGAAGGGCGCCGGGAGCCTCTGTTCTTCGAGCACTGGGACCCGGGCACCCGGGGCATGGCCGCCCCCGTGTCCTTCACGGCGGTGGCCGCCTACCCGCTGTTCCCGCCGGACCACCCCGCCGGGATGCTGAGCATGGCGGTAACGAACCGCCCCACGTGGACCGAGCGCGAGAAGGCGGTGTTCCGGGCCGTGGGGGACAGTTTCCGCCTCGCCCTGGAACGCGCCGCGAGAACACAGCAGATCGAGCGGCAACGCGAGCGCCTCGCGGACCTGAATGCGGAACTGGGCAACTTCATTACCCGCACGGCGCATACCCTGGAGGCGCCCGCCCGGCGACTGGGCCACCTGATGGACCCCGGACGGGCGCTTGATCCGGGGGTCCCGGACGGCCTCTTTCCCTATGATCCGGCGGCGCTGCACGACGAGGTGACGCGGCTCAGGGGAGTCGCCCAGGACCTGCGGCAACTCGCCCGGCTGGAGCAACAGGACGTGGCGAAAGACCTGCTGCCGCTGGGGGAACTGTTCGCGGAGGTGCAGGCGCAGGTGTCCGCCACCCCCCGGGGCAAGCAGGTGTACTGGTTGACCGGGCCGCTTCCCATCGTGCGGGGGGACCGGGCGCTCCTGAAGCAGGCCCTCGAGGTGCTGATGACGTTTACCCTGAGCGAGGCGCGGGGCGCGCGGTACGTGACGGTGGAGAGCCGGGAGGTGGAGGGCGAGGTGCAGGTCACGGTGGAGGACGACGGCCTCGGGCTCACCGGTGAGGAGGCCGCCACCCTCTTCGACCTGGCCGTGCGGACGGACCAGCAGGTGCCTGTGCTGGAGGGAAGCGGCCTGGTGCAGGTCCGGCGGATCCTGGCCCGCCACGGCGGCTGGACGTGGGCCGAAGCGCAGCTCAGCAGCGGCAAGATCGTCCTGGCCCTTCCCAGGGACGAGGCGGTGCAGGGACTCGAGGCCCTCTTCCGTCGGGACAAACCCGGCCAGTGA
- a CDS encoding AraC family transcriptional regulator, whose translation MASSNARDLSGPHPSPRPGGPVPQVPTRTELLPLARLLEQAAPFDGRHDLPFPGVHVVRASRPNTDLVHGMFRPSVCIVAQGAKRVFLGPEVYEYDTSRMLLCSVELPMAGEVVRARYDEPYLGLILDLDPPRVAELAFKVFPDGLPPVREHGGVYLGEATAEIVNAAVRLLASMTDPRQMALLAPMAVDEIVIRLLCSPVGGRVAQLGQTESHVQRVARAVNWVREHFDQPMNVELLAELVHLSPSAFHRQFRAVTNVSPLQFQKNLRLREARRLMLVGGLDVTTASRQVGYVSSSQFIREYGRLFGNAPARDIALLREQGQAPAALN comes from the coding sequence ATGGCGTCTTCCAACGCGCGTGACTTGAGCGGGCCGCACCCCTCTCCCCGTCCCGGCGGCCCGGTCCCCCAGGTCCCGACGAGAACGGAGTTGCTGCCGCTCGCCCGGTTGCTGGAGCAGGCGGCGCCGTTCGACGGGCGACACGACCTCCCGTTCCCGGGGGTCCACGTGGTGCGCGCCTCACGGCCGAATACCGATCTGGTGCACGGGATGTTTCGGCCCTCCGTGTGCATCGTGGCCCAGGGGGCGAAGCGGGTGTTTCTGGGCCCGGAGGTGTACGAGTACGACACGTCGCGGATGCTGCTGTGCTCGGTCGAACTGCCGATGGCCGGTGAGGTGGTGCGGGCGAGGTACGACGAGCCGTACCTGGGTCTGATCCTGGACCTGGACCCACCCCGGGTGGCGGAACTGGCCTTCAAGGTGTTCCCGGACGGTCTGCCCCCCGTGCGGGAACATGGGGGCGTGTACCTGGGGGAGGCAACGGCGGAGATCGTGAACGCCGCGGTCCGGCTGCTGGCCTCCATGACGGACCCACGGCAGATGGCCCTCCTGGCGCCGATGGCCGTGGATGAAATCGTGATCCGCCTGCTGTGCAGTCCGGTCGGGGGCCGGGTCGCGCAACTGGGGCAGACGGAATCGCACGTGCAGCGGGTGGCAAGAGCGGTGAACTGGGTGCGGGAGCACTTCGACCAGCCCATGAACGTGGAGCTGCTGGCCGAGCTGGTGCACTTGAGTCCGTCGGCGTTCCACCGGCAGTTCAGGGCGGTGACGAACGTGAGCCCCCTGCAATTCCAGAAGAACCTGCGGCTGCGGGAAGCGCGGCGCCTGATGCTGGTCGGGGGGCTGGACGTGACCACCGCGAGCCGTCAGGTGGGGTACGTGAGTTCCTCGCAGTTCATCCGCGAATACGGGCGACTGTTCGGGAACGCCCCGGCCCGGGACATCGCCCTGCTGCGGGAACAGGGCCAGGCCCCGGCGGCGCTGAACTGA
- a CDS encoding aldo/keto reductase: MQKRELGTSGLEVSAMGLGCMRMSFGDRPTDQQEMISFLHAAVERGVTFFDTAEVYGPFTNEELVGEALEPYRGQVVIATKFGFEPGPDGRPSPQKGTNSRPERIRQVAEESLKRLQVEALDLFYQHRPDPQVPIEDVAGTVKELIQEGKVKHFGLSESDADTIRRAHAVQPVTAIQSEYSIWWRAPEENGVLAACEDLGIGFVPYSPLGRGYLTGTIDQNTTFDPSDIRSRNPRFTQEAIRANQGVVDLLARIGGQQGATPAQIALAWLLAQKPWIVPIPGSRNLSRLDENNGAVDLTLTPEDLRDIDEAMSRITVLGDRY; this comes from the coding sequence ATGCAGAAGCGCGAACTGGGAACGAGCGGTCTCGAAGTCTCGGCGATGGGCCTGGGCTGCATGAGGATGAGCTTCGGCGACCGCCCTACCGACCAGCAGGAGATGATCTCTTTCTTGCACGCGGCGGTCGAGCGGGGTGTCACCTTCTTCGATACCGCCGAGGTCTACGGCCCCTTCACCAATGAGGAACTCGTCGGCGAGGCGCTGGAACCCTACCGGGGTCAGGTCGTCATCGCCACCAAGTTCGGCTTCGAGCCCGGTCCTGACGGCAGACCCTCGCCGCAGAAGGGGACCAACAGCCGCCCCGAGCGCATCCGTCAGGTGGCCGAGGAGTCCCTGAAGCGCCTGCAAGTCGAAGCCCTCGACCTCTTCTACCAGCATCGGCCCGATCCGCAGGTCCCCATCGAGGACGTGGCGGGCACGGTGAAGGAATTGATTCAGGAGGGCAAGGTCAAGCACTTCGGCCTCTCGGAGTCAGATGCGGACACCATCCGCCGCGCCCATGCGGTGCAGCCCGTGACGGCGATTCAGAGTGAATATTCGATCTGGTGGCGCGCGCCCGAGGAGAACGGGGTGCTGGCGGCGTGTGAGGACCTGGGCATCGGCTTCGTGCCCTACAGCCCGCTGGGGCGGGGCTACCTGACGGGCACCATCGACCAGAACACGACCTTCGACCCGTCGGACATCCGCAGCCGCAATCCCCGCTTCACACAGGAGGCGATCCGGGCGAACCAGGGCGTCGTGGACCTGCTCGCCCGGATCGGGGGGCAGCAGGGGGCGACCCCGGCGCAGATCGCCCTCGCGTGGCTACTGGCCCAGAAGCCGTGGATCGTGCCCATTCCGGGGAGCCGCAACCTCTCGCGCCTGGACGAGAACAACGGGGCGGTGGACCTCACCCTCACGCCGGAGGACCTGCGCGACATCGACGAGGCCATGTCGAGGATCACCGTCTTGGGCGACCGATACTAG